Proteins from a genomic interval of Uloborus diversus isolate 005 chromosome 4, Udiv.v.3.1, whole genome shotgun sequence:
- the LOC129220864 gene encoding testisin-like has product MTGITEEVPDDLDTKIINGREAEDGEFPWMVALHYNGRFICSSFLISPTIVMTAAHCVVLSDDGGAEPATAFYGIIGNNRREGPDTRISFSEVAAHPRYGEGSEYDIAVFRTTEPVEYTERIQPICLPVMGREFEDQKVQAVGWGVTSNGNGLEPPETLMTTELTVQRRAFCRLFFGFAGIQITERHVCVTSFRSTGVCFGDSGGPLVFTDEGVPLSIGVASFVTALGCGRPIVPSVYTATAAYMDWLTETVGDVSDICFR; this is encoded by the exons ATGACAGGAATCACAGAGGAAGTTCCAG ATGACCTGGATACAAAAATAATCAATGGAAGAGAAGCTGAAGATGGAGAATTTCCATGGATG GTAGCTCTTCATTACAATGGAAGATTTATTTGCAGTTCTTTCCTGATTTCCCCTACCATAGTAATGACTGCTGCTCATTGTGTGGTATTATC CGACGACGGAGGAGCTGAGCCTGCAACAGCTTTCTACGGCATCATAGGCAACAACCGAAGGGAAGGTCCGGACACAAGAATCAGTTTCAGCGAAGTCGCAGCCCACCCTAGGTATGGAGAAGGGTCCGAGTACGACATTGCCGTGTTTAGAACTACCGAACCAGTAGAATACACCGAAAGAATCCAACCCATTTGTCTGCCGGTGATGGGGAGAGAATTCGAAGATCAGAAAGTGCAGGCGGTGGGATGGGGCGTCACGTCAAATGGCAA TGGCCT AGAACCACCTGAGACACTAATGACGACTGAGCTCACGGTGCAAAGACGAGCCTTCTGTCGCTTGTTCTTCGGTTTTGCAGGTATCCAAATTACCGAGAGACATGTTTGTGTTACATCATTCCGAAGTACAGGAGTCTGCTTT GGTGATTCCGGTGGCCCATTAGTGTTCACTGATGAAGGTGTTCCACTTTCAATTGGTGTAGCGTCGTTCGTCACTGCTTTGGGTTGTGGAAGGCCAATTGTTCCAAGCGTTTACACTGCGACTGCCGCTTACATGGATTGGCTAACCGAAACGGTTGGAGATGTCTCTGATATTTGTTTTAGGTGA